From a single Bryobacter aggregatus MPL3 genomic region:
- the pdxS gene encoding pyridoxal 5'-phosphate synthase lyase subunit PdxS, with product MILNEAFRKKIGLAEMLKGGVIMDVTNAEQALIAERAGAVSVMALIKVPSDIRKEGGVARMSPVETIREIQKTVSIPVMAKARIGHFVEAQILEALEVDFIDESEVLTPADDENHIDKHPFTVPFVCGARNLGEALRRIGEGAAMIRTKGEAGTGNVVEAVRHMRTIVREMRQLTVLNHDELMVAAKNHQAPFELIEYCAKHGKLPVPNFSAGGIATPADAALMMSLGAETVFVGSGIYKSSEPEAFAKAIVQATLHYKDPKKVMESMIGLPDGMKGLDVKQIPQEELMAGRGW from the coding sequence ATGATTCTCAACGAAGCATTCCGTAAGAAAATCGGCCTGGCAGAAATGCTCAAGGGCGGCGTCATCATGGACGTCACCAACGCCGAGCAGGCCCTCATTGCCGAACGTGCCGGCGCCGTCTCCGTCATGGCCCTCATCAAGGTCCCCTCGGACATCCGTAAGGAAGGTGGCGTGGCGCGCATGTCGCCCGTCGAAACTATCCGCGAGATCCAAAAGACCGTGTCGATTCCCGTCATGGCCAAGGCCCGCATCGGCCACTTTGTCGAAGCGCAGATTCTCGAAGCGCTCGAAGTCGACTTCATCGACGAATCCGAAGTGCTCACCCCGGCCGACGACGAGAATCACATCGACAAGCACCCCTTCACCGTCCCCTTTGTCTGCGGTGCCCGCAACCTCGGTGAGGCGCTCCGCCGCATCGGCGAAGGCGCGGCGATGATCCGCACCAAGGGTGAAGCTGGTACAGGAAACGTTGTCGAAGCTGTACGGCACATGCGCACCATCGTCCGCGAAATGCGCCAGTTGACCGTGCTCAATCACGACGAACTGATGGTTGCCGCCAAGAACCACCAGGCGCCCTTTGAACTGATCGAGTACTGTGCCAAGCACGGCAAGTTGCCGGTGCCAAACTTCTCGGCTGGTGGCATCGCCACCCCGGCCGACGCCGCGCTGATGATGAGCCTCGGCGCGGAAACCGTCTTCGTCGGCTCAGGCATCTACAAGAGCTCGGAGCCCGAAGCCTTTGCGAAGGCAATCGTGCAGGCCACCCTGCACTACAAGGACCCGAAGAAGGTCATGGAGTCGATGATCGGCCTGCCCGACGGCATGAAGGGTCTCGACGTCAAGCAGATCCCGCAAGAGGAGTTGATGGCGGGCCGTGGCTGGTAA
- the pdxT gene encoding pyridoxal 5'-phosphate synthase glutaminase subunit PdxT, translating into MAGNGKVIGVLALQGDFEKHQHALERAGAKHIQVRTAEQLAQVDALVLPGGESSTMLRLMEYFDLFAPLQHFCQQKPVFGTCAGAILMANEVTSPAQKSFGVLDIAVERNGYGRQVDSRIIELDSTIGKLEAVFIRAPIIRSIGPEVKVLASYLDTPVLVQQGMHLAATFHPELTDDIQVHRHFLNSLPQ; encoded by the coding sequence GTGGCTGGTAACGGCAAAGTCATCGGCGTCCTTGCCCTGCAAGGTGATTTTGAAAAGCACCAGCACGCCCTCGAGCGTGCTGGTGCCAAACACATCCAGGTCCGCACGGCAGAACAGCTCGCGCAGGTCGACGCGCTTGTCCTGCCGGGGGGCGAGTCCTCGACGATGTTGCGCTTGATGGAGTACTTCGACCTCTTTGCGCCGCTCCAGCACTTCTGCCAGCAGAAGCCGGTCTTCGGCACCTGCGCGGGAGCGATTCTGATGGCGAATGAAGTCACTTCTCCGGCGCAGAAATCCTTCGGTGTCCTCGACATCGCAGTCGAGCGCAACGGCTACGGCAGGCAGGTCGATTCACGCATCATCGAACTCGATTCCACGATCGGCAAGCTGGAGGCAGTCTTCATCCGCGCGCCGATCATCCGCAGCATTGGGCCTGAGGTCAAAGTTCTAGCCAGCTATCTCGATACGCCGGTGCTGGTCCAACAGGGCATGCACCTGGCCGCCACCTTCCACCCGGAGTTGACCGACGACATCCAGGTCCACCGCCACTTTCTCAACTCGCTACCCCAATGA
- a CDS encoding low molecular weight phosphatase family protein, translating into MKTRVLFLCVGNSCRSQMAEGFARAYGHDCIEAVSAGLSPAMIIDPNTKAVMQERSISLDEQFPKPIELAMKPPPALIINMSGAPLPHFAAGIPTESWRVRDPIGEVQAVHREVRDQIESAIMALILRLRQNKPAPSPSTPPKRFKFGRMA; encoded by the coding sequence ATGAAGACCCGCGTCCTTTTTCTCTGCGTCGGCAACTCCTGCCGCTCCCAAATGGCGGAAGGCTTTGCCCGCGCCTACGGCCACGATTGCATCGAAGCCGTCAGCGCCGGTCTCTCGCCTGCCATGATCATCGACCCCAATACCAAGGCCGTGATGCAGGAAAGATCGATCTCGCTCGACGAGCAGTTTCCGAAGCCGATCGAACTCGCGATGAAGCCGCCGCCCGCTCTCATCATCAACATGAGCGGTGCGCCTCTGCCGCACTTTGCCGCTGGCATCCCAACAGAAAGCTGGCGGGTCCGGGACCCTATCGGAGAAGTGCAAGCCGTCCATCGTGAGGTTCGCGATCAGATTGAGAGTGCCATCATGGCGCTCATTCTGCGCCTGCGTCAGAATAAACCGGCACCCTCTCCCTCCACGCCTCCGAAGCGGTTCAAGTTCGGCCGGATGGCTTAG
- a CDS encoding FAD-dependent oxidoreductase: protein MPKPFLLTVDDDPAVLRAIERDLRNHYAASYRILRADSGKAALELLEQLAERKEDLALILADQRMPEMDGVQFLVKAREIFPDARRVLLTAYADNSAAIAAINDVRLHHYLMKPWDPPEQNLYPVLDDLLNDWKAEYEPPFRGIKVIGQRWSPEAHRIKDFLGRHHVPFRWVDVAEAERDPAFMGFLTDKKKLPLLVFADNTCEDCPASEALAERLGLHMRADTQFYDLVIVGGGPAGLAAAVYGASEGLKTLMIDREAPGGQAALSSRIENYLGFPAGLSGGDLARRAVAQARKFGVEILAPQECVQLRTDGEYRYLKMADGAEVAGSAVLLSTGLSWRRLNVPNMDRLTGAGVYYGAATTEAPSCQGEEVYVIGGANSAGQAAMHFSNYAKKVIMLVRGDGLSATMSKYLIDQIAATPNIEVISHTEVVGVEGKDQLEWMTLANRQTNEEHRVPASLLFIFIGAQPCTDWLQGTLCLDDHGFVRTGPMLKKDGQVTQRWPLTREPMLLETSMPGVFAAGDTRSGSVKRVASSVGEGSVVVQFVHHFLAGV from the coding sequence TTGCCTAAGCCTTTCTTGCTGACTGTCGACGATGATCCAGCCGTCCTGCGGGCGATTGAGCGCGACCTGCGCAACCACTATGCAGCAAGCTATCGCATCCTCCGCGCGGACAGTGGCAAGGCAGCGCTCGAGTTGTTGGAGCAACTGGCGGAACGCAAGGAAGACCTGGCGCTGATCCTTGCCGACCAGCGGATGCCGGAGATGGACGGCGTACAGTTTCTAGTGAAGGCGCGTGAGATCTTTCCCGATGCGCGGCGGGTGTTGCTAACCGCTTATGCCGACAACAGCGCCGCGATCGCGGCGATCAATGATGTCCGCCTCCATCACTATCTGATGAAGCCCTGGGACCCGCCCGAGCAGAACCTCTATCCTGTGCTCGACGACCTGCTCAACGATTGGAAGGCTGAGTACGAGCCGCCCTTTCGCGGGATCAAAGTGATTGGACAACGCTGGAGCCCGGAGGCGCATCGCATCAAGGATTTCCTCGGCCGGCATCATGTTCCGTTCCGCTGGGTGGATGTGGCCGAAGCCGAACGGGACCCGGCCTTCATGGGCTTCCTGACCGACAAGAAGAAACTACCGCTGCTCGTCTTTGCCGACAACACTTGCGAGGACTGCCCGGCATCTGAGGCGCTCGCCGAACGGTTGGGCCTGCACATGCGCGCCGATACGCAGTTCTATGATCTGGTGATTGTCGGTGGCGGGCCGGCTGGGTTGGCCGCCGCTGTTTACGGAGCAAGCGAAGGATTGAAGACCCTCATGATTGATCGCGAGGCGCCCGGCGGACAGGCCGCGCTCAGTTCGCGCATTGAGAACTATCTTGGCTTCCCGGCCGGGCTGAGCGGCGGAGATCTGGCACGGCGCGCTGTCGCGCAGGCACGTAAGTTTGGGGTGGAGATTCTAGCTCCGCAAGAGTGTGTGCAGCTTCGGACCGATGGCGAGTACCGTTATTTGAAGATGGCGGATGGGGCAGAGGTTGCCGGTTCCGCCGTCTTGCTCTCGACAGGTTTGTCCTGGCGGCGGCTCAATGTGCCGAATATGGATCGGCTGACCGGCGCCGGGGTTTACTATGGCGCTGCCACCACCGAAGCCCCGAGTTGCCAGGGCGAGGAAGTCTATGTGATCGGTGGAGCGAACAGTGCGGGACAAGCCGCCATGCACTTCTCGAATTATGCAAAGAAAGTGATCATGCTGGTGCGTGGCGATGGACTCTCCGCAACCATGAGCAAGTATCTGATCGATCAGATTGCCGCAACGCCAAACATCGAAGTGATCTCGCATACCGAGGTCGTAGGCGTCGAGGGCAAAGATCAGCTCGAATGGATGACGCTAGCCAACCGGCAGACAAACGAAGAGCACCGCGTCCCGGCGAGCCTCCTATTTATCTTCATTGGTGCGCAACCCTGTACGGATTGGCTCCAAGGGACCTTGTGTCTCGACGACCATGGCTTTGTGCGCACGGGCCCGATGCTGAAGAAGGATGGGCAGGTGACGCAACGCTGGCCGCTCACGCGAGAGCCAATGCTCCTGGAAACTTCGATGCCCGGCGTGTTTGCGGCTGGTGATACGCGGAGCGGGAGCGTCAAGCGCGTAGCCAGCAGCGTGGGCGAGGGCAGCGTGGTGGTGCAGTTTGTCCACCACTTTCTAGCCGGAGTCTAA
- a CDS encoding glycine betaine ABC transporter substrate-binding protein, whose translation MDRRKVLLLTPLALTRCGPHSGITVGAKNFVEQDILGEILAKQLASFGVRKKLHLGGSFVAHEALISGAIDLYPEYTGTALSACLKLPLTRTGVFETVKKVYAERYQVEWGWRLGFANTFAMVVKQSEGIRSLSDAVQRKKGWRLGVGYEFEQRPDGWQSFRKTYPLRTSGELKTMDLGLIYRALANGDVDMVAGNSTDPALVDGNFVALVDDQNFFPPYEACLAVRQDALQRVSGLRAKLDQLTGKIPVEQMRKWNAEVSSGRASAESIAAGVTFA comes from the coding sequence ATGGATCGAAGGAAAGTACTCTTACTCACGCCGCTCGCACTAACACGGTGTGGGCCCCACAGCGGGATCACCGTGGGTGCGAAGAACTTTGTGGAACAAGACATCCTGGGTGAGATTCTCGCGAAACAACTTGCCTCATTCGGCGTCCGAAAGAAGCTCCATCTGGGGGGCAGCTTTGTCGCGCATGAAGCGTTGATCAGTGGGGCGATCGACCTCTATCCGGAATACACTGGAACCGCGTTGAGCGCCTGCTTAAAGCTTCCGCTCACGCGGACCGGAGTATTTGAAACGGTGAAGAAGGTCTATGCGGAACGGTACCAGGTGGAGTGGGGTTGGCGGCTGGGTTTCGCCAATACTTTCGCCATGGTGGTGAAGCAAAGTGAGGGCATCAGGAGTCTGAGTGATGCAGTGCAACGGAAGAAGGGTTGGCGGCTGGGCGTTGGGTATGAATTCGAACAAAGGCCCGATGGCTGGCAGAGCTTCCGCAAGACTTATCCGCTCAGAACTAGTGGGGAATTAAAGACGATGGACCTGGGATTGATCTATCGCGCGCTCGCAAACGGGGATGTCGACATGGTGGCCGGCAATTCGACAGACCCGGCGTTGGTGGACGGCAACTTCGTCGCCCTGGTGGACGATCAGAACTTTTTCCCTCCCTATGAAGCGTGTCTCGCCGTGCGGCAAGACGCCTTGCAAAGAGTCAGTGGCCTGCGCGCAAAACTGGACCAATTGACAGGGAAGATCCCGGTGGAGCAGATGCGAAAATGGAACGCAGAGGTGAGTTCCGGACGCGCGAGTGCGGAATCCATTGCCGCGGGAGTGACCTTTGCCTAA
- a CDS encoding ABC transporter permease, whose product MTRTIVALSLEHLVLVFAAVSLACLVAIPLAVWCFRHRSPGSLVLRLADIIQTVPSLALFGLLIPFAGLGPKLAIFALFLYALLPILRSTVVGLEGVPVDVLEAATSLGMTASERLREVELPLAAPSILSGLRIATVTTIGTATVAAAIGAGGLGVLLYRGLATVETSLLIAGAAPAALMAIAADLGFQWIEGKYSYSRRSH is encoded by the coding sequence ATGACGCGCACCATTGTGGCCCTGAGTCTTGAACATCTGGTGCTCGTGTTCGCCGCCGTCAGCTTGGCCTGCCTGGTTGCGATTCCTTTAGCGGTGTGGTGTTTCCGCCATCGATCGCCGGGGAGCCTGGTGTTGCGGCTGGCGGACATCATCCAAACCGTGCCGAGCTTGGCACTGTTTGGACTGTTGATTCCTTTTGCCGGGCTCGGGCCGAAGCTGGCGATCTTTGCCCTCTTTCTCTATGCGCTGCTCCCCATCTTGCGCAGTACCGTTGTTGGACTGGAGGGCGTGCCTGTCGATGTCTTGGAGGCGGCCACCTCTCTCGGGATGACCGCATCGGAACGTCTGCGGGAAGTTGAGTTGCCACTCGCTGCCCCATCGATTCTGTCGGGCCTGCGCATCGCTACCGTCACCACGATCGGCACAGCAACAGTGGCTGCGGCGATCGGCGCCGGAGGATTAGGCGTCTTGCTCTATCGAGGTCTCGCTACAGTGGAAACGAGCCTGCTGATTGCCGGCGCTGCACCGGCGGCGCTGATGGCAATTGCGGCAGATTTGGGGTTCCAATGGATCGAAGGAAAGTACTCTTACTCACGCCGCTCGCACTAA
- a CDS encoding ATP-binding cassette domain-containing protein, which translates to MIRFTDVFFESRIQGVSCEFPEGRTTAVLGGSGSGKSTLLRLTNRLLLPTSGTIQATGKMGFVPQQLGLFPHWTVRRQIERFGGDARQLAAAVGLSENLLDRYPHQLSGGQQQRVALARALSGNPPTLLLDEPFSALDPILRRDLQQLVLGLQRTVVFVTHDVREALRVAGHFLFLREGRVIYEGADIQACTDQEVQAYFA; encoded by the coding sequence ATGATCCGCTTCACCGACGTCTTCTTTGAAAGCCGCATCCAGGGAGTGAGTTGCGAGTTTCCAGAAGGCCGCACCACCGCCGTGCTCGGAGGCAGCGGCAGCGGCAAGAGCACCTTACTGCGGCTGACCAATCGCCTGCTGCTGCCGACCAGCGGGACCATCCAAGCCACCGGGAAGATGGGATTTGTGCCCCAGCAGCTCGGACTCTTTCCGCATTGGACCGTGCGCCGCCAGATCGAACGCTTCGGCGGCGACGCCAGGCAGCTTGCCGCGGCGGTCGGCTTGAGTGAAAATCTGCTCGATCGCTATCCCCACCAACTTAGTGGAGGCCAGCAGCAGCGTGTTGCGCTCGCGCGCGCCTTATCCGGCAACCCACCGACCCTGCTGCTGGACGAACCCTTCTCCGCCCTCGATCCGATCTTACGGAGAGACCTGCAGCAACTTGTCCTTGGTCTCCAGCGCACGGTAGTATTTGTCACGCATGATGTGCGCGAAGCCTTACGAGTGGCAGGCCATTTCCTCTTTCTCCGGGAGGGCCGGGTGATCTATGAGGGTGCAGACATCCAAGCTTGTACAGACCAGGAAGTGCAGGCTTACTTCGCATGA